In one window of Palaemon carinicauda isolate YSFRI2023 chromosome 2, ASM3689809v2, whole genome shotgun sequence DNA:
- the LOC137624306 gene encoding uncharacterized protein — MNKLQVFVGQRKTIRKKVTECFNNVNNYDSFNPSERLSERAILLHYKEKLSDLDSKILTEKFFNRETVVEADLETELNSCQDYLDKIERLLPLLDVSENPRSNVTDTARSLLKQPTAPLPKFSSREGEDFLRFITEFENTTSAFSYPDRDLLLLLKQQIDGRAKYLLYSLEADKQSYKDAKELLVSAFASKEARINSTIQKLLNLKLGENDDPFIYISNLRTICEAVRTLKIDANEFTRFFAWRGINDNFKSHLVQITTKTHPSLDDILDNFFNASERYESTKGKTPQEIKFRNKFRNTPVKDSTDSLAIKTKVMESKSSVPNCLLCSRSDSKETNHYVNKCQKFSTPAEKVHIIESFGGCVKCGMLNHMSSECRFRFKKRCINCNGYHMSYLCVSESARDGSSRTNKLNSNAKQEASSGVAVTHQYSTNSILPTFTFSLEGNDSVYRGLKDSGSQSTFVSARLANSHNFKIVHSNIELTVKGFNESKRYCTKVIKMPLRIGDSVEHILAIVVPDISINLELPFLGELVEAVHSKGLVLADKLLNSNLRKIDNVHVLLGTDSFSCLTGKEILIGNVSPSVYIESKVGIMLTGNIEALLANFRGTDGGLGACLSVSKEANCSNIHVYSNSFFLSNSVDILEENCLSGFTTNTFFSVLNDKGDILEGQLQRATDQILESECKYFLNYDQTNYCETNTDLDEKLTEFTLKQISRRSDGRIEVPLSWNTKVSHLLSKNEVLSKLILKSNLKKLRKNEGHLQLVDQTFKEQIKLGIIEPIYDLEVYKAEHPYFSFLPHMPIFKLDRESTKCRVVFLSNLKESSKSTSLSHNQCMFSGPILNQKLSSSFLNLRFDNYLLVFDLQKAFNMLALSEADQARLLFYWYKNVSKGDFSLVAFKNVRLPFGLRCSPFLLMISLYYILVAQASDQSMLSELKHSIYSLIYMDNGAVTFNDSESLHWAYKQIPCIFEPYNFKVQQIVTNDRDLQDVIDAENRVVTPEINKLFGLTWDRYSDEIFTKPINLNAEAKTKRSILQTIASQFDIFGFNMPLFNRCRLFMHKLQCRKKLGWDQILSQELQKEWQNISKQCNRAAPLRISRSVGPRNGEYSIVVFTDASRDIYGCVLYLLHNESNKLSFVHAKNRLVNKQLDGKSIPALELNAISLGVECAMEIFNDLSGSHCMKPLQIVNITLYTDSICALHWLNASSSKLDKMNKHTTFVRNRIHNIQRKCEMFPVTFKFVSGKANPADLVTRCVSYNQLMNSNYFSGPSLDEANIPELSVTIPAFEIGEESNCSHGLSVLLSSAEPLIDINRFSSFRRLVLVYRRVLMCVQKWKVRAGLKCDNDDFSTPYFVQALNLLISFEQKKYFSEVFEYFSQVNVPIKDIPSIVTKFNIFFDEQGLLRVRSKFKKWYLNKDNKFPILLPNDSYLTRLIIMNAHDKLLHSGSYAVLTELRRNYFIPKHFSTVKKALKQCVHCRRFNSRSIKLNQNSYRDFRCNPPNVPFANIFIDYLGPFSVKVSGGTHKVWLLCLTCTWSRAINMKIVKTLNVSEFLRAFQMHCLEYGIPQLCISDQGSQLVAGANIITSFIRDPETLLYFEENNVAPLSFQQYSKGASQLGSMVEVCVKMVKRLIFGAIKNNILSYSDFEFLVCNVIHLANRRPIAFKEVVRNDSEDSLPEPITPEHLIRGYELSSLNLIPELQSIPQDPDFDSRDIERSYQGLCKVKENLNNIYHNEFLGNLLYQAIDRKDRYRPVSHALIKPGDVVLVKEEHTKRNNYPLGLVREVVSNDLGEVTQVTVLKGKTKKISKLHASQIIPFLEINTTDDVVCNTDNKNVPGADRKKISSRPKRKAATVSEERTRKILL, encoded by the coding sequence atgaataagttacaggtatttgtaggtcagcggaagactattaggaaaaaggtcactgaatgttttaataatgttaataattatgattcctttaatccttctgagcgtttgtctgagagagctattctcttacactataaggaaaagttgtctgatctcgatagtaagattctaactgagaaattctttaatagagaaactgtagttgaggctgatttggaaactgaattaaattcctgtcaagattatttggataaaattgaaaggttattgcccttgcttgatgtttctgaaaatcctcgttctaatgtaactgatactgctagaagcttgcttaagcagcccacagctcctcttccaaaatttagtagtagagaaggggaagattttttaaggttcataaccgagtttgaaaacacaaccagtgcatttagttatccagatagggatttattgcttttactaaaacagcaaatagatggtagggctaagtatttgttgtatagcttagaagctgacaagcaatcttataaagatgccaaagagttgttggtttcagcttttgcttctaaagaagctagaataaattctaccatccagaaattgttgaatcttaagcttggagagaacgatgatcctttcatatatatctcaaatctgagaactatttgtgaggctgttaggacattaaaaattgatgctaatgagtttacaaggttttttgcttggcgtggtattaatgataatttcaagagtcacttggttcaaatcaccacgaaaactcacccctctttggatgatattctcgataatttttttaatgctagtgagaggtacgaaagtactaaaggtaaaactcctcaagagattaagtttagaaataagttcagaaatactcctgttaaagacagtactgatagtttggccattaaaactaaagtaatggaaagtaaatcttctgtaccaaactgtctcctttgtagtagaagtgatagtaaggaaactaatcattatgttaataaatgtcagaaattctctactcctgcagaaaaagttcacataattgagtctttcggaggttgtgtaaaatgtggaatgttaaaccatatgtctagcgagtgtaggtttaggtttaaaaagcgttgcataaattgtaatggttatcacatgagttacctttgtgtgtcagaatctgcaagggatggatcatctcggactaataaacttaattctaatgccaaacaggaggctagcagtggagttgctgtaacacaccagtactcgacgaattccatattgcccacatttactttttctcttgagggcaatgatagtgtctataggggtttgaaggacagcggttctcagagtacatttgtgtctgctagattagcaaattcgcacaattttaaaattgttcactcaaacattgagctcactgtcaagggctttaatgagagtaaaaggtactgtactaaagttattaagatgcctcttaggattggagattcagtagagcatattttggcaattgtggttccggatataagcattaatttggagttaccctttcttggtgaacttgttgaagctgtgcacagtaaagggttagttcttgctgataaattgttgaatagtaatttgaggaaaattgataatgtgcatgttttgctgggcacagattctttcagttgcttaacgggaaaagagatactgattggtaatgtgagtccttctgtgtacattgaatctaaggtaggaataatgctcactggtaatattgaagctttgcttgccaatttcagaggtacagatgggggattgggagcttgtttatcagtaagtaaggaagctaattgttctaatatccatgtttatagcaattctttttttcttagcaatagtgttgatattttggaagagaattgcctatcagggtttactactaatacatttttttcagtccttaatgataagggtgatattttggagggacaattgcagcgtgccactgatcaaattctcgaatctgagtgcaaatatttcttgaattatgatcaaacgaattattgtgaaactaatacagaccttgacgaaaagttaactgaatttactttaaaacagattagtagaagatctgacggaaggatagaagttcctttgtcatggaataccaaagtgtctcatttactttctaaaaatgaggttttatctaagctcatacttaagtcaaaccttaagaagctcaggaagaatgaaggtcatttacaattagttgatcaaacttttaaagagcagattaagttgggtatcattgagccaatatatgatttagaggtttacaaggctgaacatccctacttctcttttttgcctcatatgcctatttttaagctagacagagagtcgactaaatgtagggtagtgtttttgtctaatctcaaggaatcttctaaaagcacatctttatcacataaccagtgtatgttttcaggacctattttgaatcagaaattgtcatcatctttccttaatttacggtttgataattatttgttagtttttgatttgcagaaggcgtttaatatgcttgctttaagtgaagctgaccaagctagattactgttttactggtacaagaatgttagtaagggagatttttccttggttgcatttaagaatgttaggcttccgtttggattgagatgcagcccatttttacttatgatatctctgtattacatattagttgcacaagcatctgaccagtcaatgttgtctgaattgaagcattcaatatattcacttatatatatggataatggagctgtcactttcaatgattcagagagtttacattgggcttataaacagattccatgtatttttgagccatacaattttaaggttcaacagattgtcactaatgatagggatttacaggatgtaATTGATGCAGAGAATAGagtagtcactcctgaaataaataaactgttcggtctaacatgggataggtactctgatgagatatttacaaagcccattaatctaaatgctgaagctaagactaaaaggtccatattgcaaactattgcttcccagttcgatatctttggatttaatatgccattatttaacaggtgtagattatttatgcataaattacagtgtcgaaagaaacttggatgggatcaaatactatctcaggagttgcagaaggaatggcaaaatatttcaaagcagtgtaacagagcagcacctttacgtatttctagatctgttggtcctcgtaatggtgaatatagtattgtagtgtttacagatgccagtcgtgatatatatggatgtgtcctttatttgcttcataatgagtctaataagcttagcttcgttcatgccaaaaataggctagttaataaacagctagatggcaagtcgataccagcccttgagttaaatgcaataagtttaggagtagaatgtgctatggaaattttcaatgacttatctgggtcacattgcatgaagcctctacagattgtgaatataactttatatacagattccatttgtgctttacattggcttaatgcatcttcatctaaactagataaaatgaataaacacacaacatttgttcgcaacaggattcataatattcagagaaagtgtgaaatgtttcctgtcacttttaaatttgtttctggtaaggcaaatcctgcagatttggtgacaagatgtgtgtcgtataatcagctcatgaattcaaattatttttcaggacctagtttggatgaagccaatattccagagctatcagtcacaataccagcatttgaaattggtgaagagagcaattgttcccatggtctttctgtgcttttgtccagtgcggagcctctcattgatattaacaggttttccagttttaggagactagtgctagtatatcggagagttttgatgtgtgtccagaaatggaaagttagagcagggttgaagtgtgataatgacgATTTTAGTACTCCCTACTTTGTTCAAGCCcttaatttattgatatcttttgagcagaagaaatatttttctgaagtttttgaatatttcagtcaagttaatgtgcctattaaagacattccttctattgtgacaaagtttaacatattttttgatgagcaaggtttgcttagagtaagaagtaaatttaagaagtggtatttaaacaaagataacaagtttcccattctactgcctaatgatagttatctcacaagacttattataatgaatgctcatgataaattacttcattctggtagttatgccgtattgaccgaattaagaagaaattatttcatacccaaacatttttctactgttaagaaagctttgaagcagtgtgttcattgccgtcggttcaatagtcgtagcattaaacttaatcagaattcctatagagatttccgttgtaatccacctaatgtaccttttgccaatatatttatagattatcttggtccattttcagttaaagttagtggtgggacacataaagtatggttattatgtttgacttgtacttggtctagagcaattaatatgaagatagttaaaactttaaatgtaagtgaattcttaagagcttttcagatgcattgcttggagtatgggatccctcagttgtgcattagtgatcagggatcgcagcttgtagccggagctaatattattacatcgtttatcagggatccagaaactttactttattttgaagaaaataatgttgcccctctttcctttcaacaatattccaaaggtgctagtcagttgggatctatggttgaggtgtgcgttaaaatggtaaaaaggttaatttttggagcaataaagaataacattttatcctattcggattttgaatttttagtatgtaatgtgatccatctcgctaatagacgtcccatagcttttaaggaagttgttagaaatgatagtgaagattctcttcctgaaccaatcacccctgaacatttgatcagagggtatgagctgtcttccttaaatttgattcctgaattgcagagcattccacaggatccagattttgattccagagacatagagaggagttaccaggggttgtgcaaggttaaagaaaatcttaataatatttatcataatgagtttttaggtaatttattatatcaagctattgaccgaaaggacaggtatcgtccggtttctcatgcattgataaagccaggagatgtagtacttgtgaaggaggaacatactaaaaggaataattatcccctaggattagttcgcgaagttgtaagtaatgatttgggagaggtgacacaagtaactgtactgaaagggaaaactaaaaagattagtaagttacatgcaagtcaaataattcctttccttgagattaatactactgatgatgtagtttgtaatactgataataagaatgttcctggtgctgatagaaagaaaatttcctcgcggcctaaaagaaaagctgctacggtaagtgaggaaagaacaagaaaaattttgctctaa